From the Candidozyma auris chromosome 2, complete sequence genome, the window TGATTTGGAGACACTTCCATTGGGCATAAGTATTCCCATAAAAGAGtgccttcttcaatgccaacTGGAACCGGAATTTTCCTCGGATCCTTCCATCCTCGATCTCATAGATAGAATGGACTTGAGCATGGCGCTTGATGAGGATTCCGAACTTCACTATGATACTGGTACGGGCCGACTAAGTAATGAAAATATTGATAAAGGCGTTATGAAAAGCTCTAATGCGTTGattgatgagctttttgagacCGTCCCCGATGAAATTGTCCCAAGTGTATCTGACCCTGGAAGATCGCAAGTTACCGAGCTTTTATTCGACAAGGATCGAAGGTTTTATGAAATTCTTAATCTACTCAACCACACTAAAGTACAGAATACCAGTTTAGTCACCGATGAGGAGATGAATGAGTATGAGTCAACGCTTTTGAAGCGAGAGGTTGCTTCACTAGTTGCACTTCGTACTTTGACGCTCCCTCTAGGCAGGGCTGCTTTATTTTATGAGGAGAACAAGCCGTTGCCGATGGAGAAATTATCAATTCCGGAACTCAATCTTTGTACTATCATTGCACCATCAATGTCTACGATTAAACTAAATGAAGATCTGCTTCCATCTCGGCTCTACGATTGGGGTTGTTTTCATAACGGTGCGTCTTCAGGACTCAGCGTAAATCGAAAGACAGAAGGTATCACGGGAAGCTGGGCATTTTATAATAAGCCAGCCGAAAATTTTGCCCAGCATGCTGGGTTTTTGCTTGGTCTAGGTTTGAATGGTCATCTTAAAAAGTTGGAGGAATGGCATATCTATAATTACCTCGGACCAAAGCATCCTTTGACAAGCATAGGTCTACTAATTGGTATGGCTGCTAGCCTCAGAGGCTCGATGGACAATAAGCTCACAAAAGTTTTGTCAGTTCATGCTGTCGCCTTATTGCCTCAGGGGGCCAACGATTTGAATGTCCCTATCAGAGTGCAATCTGCTGGTCTCATTGGTATTGGTCTTGTTTATCTCGAAACTAGACATAGACGAATGAGCGATATACTACTCTCTCAAGTAAATGGTGCTGTTTCTCATATAGAGAACGACGAGGAATGTGAGGGATACATGTTGGCAGCGGGTTTTGCTCTAGGTTTCATAAATCTAGGTAAGGGTGATGATTTACGAGGCATTAATGATACTCATGTGGTTGACAAGCTCCTTTCCATATCCACTCCAATAAAGGACTCTCAGTCAGATAACGAGTCAAGTAAGTCCGGGTCCGCTGCAATTATGGCGTTAACATTTATGTATATGAGGACTAGGAATCAGGTCATTGCTGATAAGCTTGAGGTGCCAAGTCTGGAGAATCTTATTGATTATATCAGACCAGATCTTCTTATGCTTAGGActgttgcaaaaaatgtTATACTATGGGACAGCATTGGTGCAACCAACCAATGGGTTGAGTCTCAGATCCCTCAGGCGTACAAACTGAAACACTACTATCTCCATTTTGACACCCTTGATAGTGATCAAGTGGGCTACTATAATGTGTTAGGTGGTGCATGCTTGTCAATGGCATTGAAGTATGCCTCTTCTCAGAATTTACAAGCTAGAACAACGCTTCTCACCTTGCTTGACACATTCATGTCCATTACAGAATCTCCCGCAAAGAACTACGATGAGGAAATTGCTTTAAACTGTGCATCTCAAATTCAAAATGTAATGGCGATCTCTGTTGCTGTGGTTATGGCTGGCAGCGGTGATTTAGAGGTCTTCAGGCGCTTGAGAGTTCTTCATGGGCGCATAAGTAAGACACATCAGTTTGGAAACCACATGGCTGTGAACATGGCTCTCGGAtttcttttccttggaAGTGGCCAATATGCATTTTGCGACTCTAACTTTGCTATTGCTTGTTTGTTGACAGCTTTGTATCCAGTGTTTCCTGCCGAAGCGAATGAATATgaagttcatcttcaagcaTTGAGGCATTTTTGGGCATTGGCCGTTGAGCCTAAATGCCTCATAGTGAGGGATGTGACTAATGGACATCCGCAGAAGTTACCAGTGACAATTGTAATGAAGGACGGCTCAAAACGAGAGACTTCTGCCCCACAACTCCTTCCGCGGCTTGATACAATTGCATCTATTGAAGTTAAAGCACCTGAGTATTTCAATGTGAAGATGGCTCTTCTGGTCAATTCGACATATGTTGAACAGTTTCGAAAGTCACTTACAATTTACGTCTACAAGAAATGCAATTACGAACTTCTCAAGACAACTGTCACATCTCTTCTAAAGAACGAGAGCAGGAGCTTGCAAGTTGCAAACAAGGAAATTGCAGTCAATAAAAACCTCGAGAGTTTTTTGAATACAAAGCTTATGAGTCCATTGAcagattttgaaaagcaaatCTATCTCTATGAGAGCGGGGACAAAGATATGTTCAGCAATGCCGAGGCATTCGCAGGAGGTCTCAGTGTGTTCAATATGATTGCCAACAAGATCGACCTTAATTTTATGGCGACACAACCTAAGGATGTTCAAGACTTACTCAGTCTTAAGCTCCTCTTTGCCTACACAGATCATGTTCTCGAAGACGACTTGCACTTTGTGAGCCACCAGTTTATTGAACAGCTCAAGCAGCAGCTCTGGGAAGTATCGGCTGCGAACGCTAGCGAAAATTAGACTAGCGCAGTGGCCGCACCAAAAGATCTGTCAGAGAGTGATGGCTGCAATAATGGTCTTCAACAGCTGCgcataaaaaaaaaaagccctCTCTCGGTCCTACCTTTCATgaccaattttttggcTCCTAATAGCAACTAAACAGGAAATTCGATCTATAGAGTTGCCCGACCATTGTGAATGAATACAGGGCATGTGCCGGTGAGCTTACAGAATGCGACCACTTACGCTTCTGGGAAGGCAGGCTACGTTTCTGTATGTTGTCTGCATCGCGCACCTTGGCCAGGACAGCTTGTCAATCGCATtccttggaaaaaaaaaaaatacaaaaaaCCTCGCACTACGGAGGTACGGAGAGGCGCTACGCATACAAAAGCGACCCTTCTCGCGCGTATTCAAGCAGTCTCCCGCTTTTTTGGTCTCATATTGACACTCTAGTATTGAGCATTAAAGCACCTGGCGAGCCAAAGTTCTATACCATTCTCCCTTACGTTATTGCATCATGGTTTATCGTCCCATGTTTAACGCTGAAAAGCTCATGGCCCGGAGGAAGATGTATCCACACTCTCCCTTCATCAACGGGCCTCTGTCCATGAACATCACCCAACCTTTGTCGAGAGCATCGACCGTTGCCGAGCTCACAATACAGAGACTGTTCCATGAACAGGGCATGCATCACGGTGGCAATGGCTTCCCAAAATTGCCTCGTTTACCTAGTATTCCTGGTATTCCTCGGCCCAAGAGGACCGTGTTTTATTACTCTACATGGTCCAACAGGAGCAAACGCTTCGTCCCCAATTTACGGATCTCCAGGCGCCAGTTTTCCTCGGCGCCGCTGAAGATCAAGCATGGCACACGCAGCCTCAAGTGTGGTATCCAGAGAAGATTCTTTTCGAGTGAGGCtcgcaagaagagaagagagaagaggCGTTTTGTGCGTTGGTGGACATTGACTTCCTTGGTGATTGTCTTGGGTGGTGTCGCCGCCAAAATAAGGTATGAGCGTTACCTTGATGAGGACTACGATGAAGACGACTACCTCCCCTTCGGAGACCACACTGTGAAGCCTTCTTCCTGGTCATTGTATGCCTACTCCACGTTACCTTTGAAGACCATGTCGAGATTGTGGGGCCAGTTCAATTCCATAAACTTGCCAGTGTGGATGAGAAAGCCTTCCTACACGCTTTACTCCCGTTTGTTTGGCGTGAACATGGATGAGATGGACGAGCCTGATTTGACGACCTACAAGAATTTGTCCGAATTCTTTTACCGTAGGTTGAAACCTGGTGTCCGGCCTTTGGCAGACACCGATCTCGTCTCACCTTCTGACGGTAAAATTCTCAAGTTCGGAGTGATTCAGGACGGTGAAATTGAACAGGTAAAGGGAATGACA encodes:
- the APC1 gene encoding anaphase promoting complex subunit 1; amino-acid sequence: MRGVYYIRKLVYEEDVIAATYTTFRANRHKSEPIKSIDDTEALAVCLAKAAYVYYPSGQYYVVSFPFTLKRAFAFESGLVLEREQDSTSRFPNLNQYNTSRFFTLVDPIGDFRVVTTSSTSVLTSHESLLYFPSSGINKTRSLCATFDQKSGSLSVYHIKASSRHVVVGGSNVRKRKSLALSTPIPSKKSEDDVLHEFNHPFAGSTSQNMEKKRTSTLLSGVSSIGRMGSEPGFSDTGKANTTVELSGLRKDMILTKTDTIPLKAKRNQITVSGLFYQGEEAVIVSDKASKETQVFLFRQQNGQLSQHAPATVIKCLHAIPLQHSKFHGWLLVLNDENSLQMIHPFLDLRAPIVDLSAEFPQIVELTSSYENAVAMHSKDGVSYIVRLVLEPDNEFVSTCLEIWKYLSGSKISEHVWVLWRAALNLDNHKDEWNAYIIMLLSLVFPFEDDEISAVAENDVSVLLASAKKHHKFFNFDYSLIDLLPYIVVGLHLLYEEMKLNIMAKQDLEKLGLLLTQLTTWMGWPDSWTTFYAVNHTYIDRSTKLLSTVLLYAPPSLFESLISLFESKPSRYPKFSQLVEEGDEVNTRITPKTQTILHIFELLLSPEPARAVVKTLASHGVTAADLETLPLGISIPIKECLLQCQSEPEFSSDPSILDLIDRMDLSMALDEDSELHYDTGTGRLSNENIDKGVMKSSNALIDELFETVPDEIVPSVSDPGRSQVTELLFDKDRRFYEILNLLNHTKVQNTSLVTDEEMNEYESTLLKREVASLVALRTLTLPLGRAALFYEENKPLPMEKLSIPELNLCTIIAPSMSTIKLNEDSLPSRLYDWGCFHNGASSGLSVNRKTEGITGSWAFYNKPAENFAQHAGFLLGLGLNGHLKKLEEWHIYNYLGPKHPLTSIGLLIGMAASLRGSMDNKLTKVLSVHAVALLPQGANDLNVPIRVQSAGLIGIGLVYLETRHRRMSDILLSQVNGAVSHIENDEECEGYMLAAGFALGFINLGKGDDLRGINDTHVVDKLLSISTPIKDSQSDNESSKSGSAAIMALTFMYMRTRNQVIADKLEVPSSENLIDYIRPDLLMLRTVAKNVILWDSIGATNQWVESQIPQAYKSKHYYLHFDTLDSDQVGYYNVLGGACLSMALKYASSQNLQARTTLLTLLDTFMSITESPAKNYDEEIALNCASQIQNVMAISVAVVMAGSGDLEVFRRLRVLHGRISKTHQFGNHMAVNMALGFLFLGSGQYAFCDSNFAIACLLTALYPVFPAEANEYEVHLQALRHFWALAVEPKCLIVRDVTNGHPQKLPVTIVMKDGSKRETSAPQLLPRLDTIASIEVKAPEYFNVKMALSVNSTYVEQFRKSLTIYVYKKCNYELLKTTVTSLLKNESRSLQVANKEIAVNKNLESFLNTKLMSPLTDFEKQIYLYESGDKDMFSNAEAFAGGLSVFNMIANKIDLNFMATQPKDVQDLLSLKLLFAYTDHVLEDDLHFVSHQFIEQLKQQLWEVSAANASEN